The Mustelus asterias unplaced genomic scaffold, sMusAst1.hap1.1 HAP1_SCAFFOLD_3792, whole genome shotgun sequence genome includes the window gaggaaacccacgcagacacgaggagaatgtgcaaactctacacagacagtgacccgagccgggaatcgaacccgggaccctggagctgtgaagcagcagtgctaaccactgtgctacagtgccgcccgccgaataggatgggaatggaaggatccgGGCTCTGTAAGTGCAgacggttttagttcagtcgggcatcatgatcggggcaggcttggagggccgaagggcctgttcctgtgctgtagttttctctgTAAGAACCGGATGGAACAAAAGTTAGGCTAAAGTTGGTcgtgtgagggagtgggaggtgagtccggtggggggtgggggtgggggtgggggggggggtggggggttgcaaaGGGGCAACAGCGAAGAGATGGTTCCCGCTTTGATGCCCCATCGAGCTCACCAGGATGTTCTCTGACTTCCTTCACAGCTCACAGTTGGTGTTACGCAAGCCACAAGTGCGGTAAGTGGAAACtcatccctcccaccctccccctcacccaccccctgtcAACTATAACTCCTCTGCCTCCTTCCAACCTGGAGGAACCCAAaatataaccccccccccccccccccccacacatctcgGGATAAGGCCCTCCCCTTGACCAGGCCCTAACTTGGGCCTTCCATTTAATAGCCTAATTGCAAACCCAGAATTGGTTCTGATCAGCCTCACTTGCACAAACACAGCACCTCACCTTCCTCAtgaacctctccatctctctctctctctctccctcttacattCTCTCATGGGGAGCGGGCATTGATGCATGGGCGAGACTAGGCCTCAGGCTTCGAGCCTCGGGCCTACCATGGGTTTCTCCAGTAAACGCGACAGGAATGCCGACACTCTCCCATCATCCCAGCCGGcacagaacaatacagctcaggaacaggcccttcggccctccaagcctgtgcccgtATGTGTTTTCTAGCCCTTCCGTTCAAGATAGGCCTTAACagaagttgctaatgtgcctgtttccaccacctcctctgttccaggcacccaccactctctgtgtgaaaaacttcccccgcacatctcccttaaaccttccccctctcaccttgaacctgtgccccccgggtaactgacactcccaccctggggaaaagcctctgactctccaccctgtctctgcctctcatcattctgtagaccaggtctcccctcagcctccgtctttccagtgaaaacaatcccagtttattcagcctcttctcattgccgacaccctcaagaccaggcaacatcctggtgaaccttctctgcactctctccaaagcttccacatccttctggcaatgtggtgaccagaacagcacgcaacgctccaaatgtggcctaactaaggttttatatagctgtacCGAGAGAGGCCTTGACAGCCCAGGAGGCAAAAGGTGTCAACTACGATGCCTGAGGCCTGAGGCCTAGCCTGCAGGCTTCAGGCATCCTAGTTGACACCGTTTCTTCTGGTTGGGGGTTCCGCGTCGGTAATCCAGCCTCTGGCTTGGTTTTCTTTCCCCAGGCCCCAGGACGTGGGCCAGGATTTCCCGGGCCTGCTCCAGCCTGCAACAATCTCCCATCGACATCCGGACATCCAGAACCGTGGCCAAGCCCAGCCTGAGGACGCTGCGCATCGAGAGGCCCATCCGGAAGATACGGGCAACGCTGGAGAACAACGGACACAACTGTGAGAACCGGGAGGGGCAACCGAGGGGGGTTACTGGGGTGGGGGGATTACCGGGGGGAAAGTTACCGGGGGGGGGTTACCGGAGGGGTAACCGGGGGAGGTTACCGGGGGGAGGTAACCAGGGGAGGTTACCGGAGGGGTTACCAAGGGAGGTTACCGGGGGAAGGTAACCAGAGGGAGGTTACCGGGGGGAGGTTACCGGGAGGAGGTTACCGGAGGGGTTACCGAGGGAGGTTACCGTGGGGGAGGTAACCAGGGGGAGGTTACCGGGGGGAGGTTACCGGGGGAGGTTACCGGGGGGAGGTTACCGGGGGGAGGTTACCGGGGGAGGTTACCGTGGGGGAGGTAACCAGGGGGAGGTTACTGGGGGAGGTTACCGGGGGAGGCTACCGGGGGAGGTTACCGGGGGGAGGTTACCGGGGGGAGGTTACCGGGGGGAGGTTACCGGGGGAGGttaccggggtgggggggtgggcgggggttaCTGGGGGAGATTACCGGGGGGGAggttaccggggggggggggggggtggggggggcgttaCCGGGGGGAGGTTACCGTGGGGGAGGTAACCAGGgggaggttactgtgggaggttaCCGGGGGAGGTTACCGGGGGGAGGTTACCGGGGGGAGGTTACCGGAGGAGGTTACCGGGGGGAGGTTACCGGGGGGAGGTTACCGGGGGAGGTtagtgggatgggggggtggatggggggttaCCGGGGGAGGttaccggggtggggggggttaccGGGGGAGGTTACCGGGGGGAGGttaccggggtgggggggggggggcggttaccGGGGGGAGGTTACCGGGGGAGGTTACCGGGGGAGGTTACTGGGGGGAGGTTACCGGGGGAGGTTACCGGGGGAGGTTACCGGGGGGAGGTTACCGGGGGGAGGTTACCGGGGGAGGTTACCCGGGGGAGGTTACCGGGGGAGGttaccggggggcggggggttaccGGGGGAGGTTACCGGGGGGAGGTtaccggggtggagggggggggttacCGGGGGAGGTTACCGGGGGAGGTTACCGGGGGGAGGTTACTGGGGGGGGGGTTACCGGGGGAGGTTACCGGGGGAGGTTACCGGGGGAGGTTACCGGGGCGGGAAGGTACCGGGGGAGGTTACCGGGGTAGGTTACCGGGGGAGGTTACCGGGGGAGGTTACCGGGGGGA containing:
- the LOC144490784 gene encoding carbonic anhydrase 4-like; this encodes MKELLRGLFLFLASVCPSLNAHSWCYASHKCGPRTWARISRACSSLQQSPIDIRTSRTVAKPSLRTLRIERPIRKIRATLENNGHN